The Agelaius phoeniceus isolate bAgePho1 chromosome Z, bAgePho1.hap1, whole genome shotgun sequence genomic interval TTTCAGACCTAGTCCCAGACACTAACAGCATCATAAATGATCACATAATACAGGTGGTtttgaaactaaaaaaaaaaaaagtttcaagtAAGTTAAATAAGTAAGTAGGGGCAGAGCATACAAATACATGTTTTTCATCACTGTTAATGAGTGCAGTAGTATAGGTGCCCTTTAATAAGGCTGTTTGCTATGGTAAAGCACATTCTAACCACACACCTGTCCGAACTCCCATAGGCCTTCTGAGGTACCAAGAGGCAAAGAAAAGTCTGTAGACTTTTCAAAGATTAAACAAAGGTTTCCATAGAGGAATTGACTTTTATTCTTCATTTATTCCCTCTTGAGCTACTGACAATTGAGATGCTTTGATCAAACTTTCCATCACTATTTACCTTCAGAGACTAAGTAGCTGAAGCACTTCAGCTCCAAAAGCTTCAGAAAATTGCAAAAAGCACTAAATAAGGATTTTTATGTTGCATAATGGTTTCCATTCTATGAGAGAAATTGCAGATGGCTCATTAGAGATTTCTTTGTCAACTACTTCTGGAAACCACTCTCTTTCCTCATATCAGAACTAAGTATAGTTTGTAGTTTATAGAGGCTGACTTTAGACTCTGCTTCTATTACAGATCACAAATTTCCTTCACTGATCACTCAGTTTTGTGGCTGTCGTTCAAATAAATTAGTTTTACAAACTTTTACAATAAATATACCATTTTAATTCTAATGCAAGCATCTTTTGAGGCAGAAACACAAGACTAGTCCTAACGCCATTCTGTTTGGGGGAATCTGTTGGAATCACTAGTGCAAGTTCCCCAGTTCTTTATTGTATAGTTGTTCAGTAGAGTATCTGTAGACCAGCAGTCCAATTCCTGCCTAAAACTAGAAGTAAGGCTTTATATGTCTTTTCTAACAGAAGAATATCTGTAAACTGTCTGAGATCACAGTCAGGGTCAGGAAGAAAGACAGCACACATTGAAAAAATAGAACAGCTCTCAGCACATCAAAGCACAGAGATTTGTCTCAGAAGGCTGTTGGCAATTTGTAAAATGTCAGGTTATTTCAGGTGCCTCACTGAAATGTGCAGCTAGGTTGACAAGTGAGTGCAGGCAAGACATGGGGAAAAATCCTTGAGTTAACAGTctgtgccaaaaaaaaaaaaaaagttatttagtATCTCAATTAATGCAAACACAAAATCAGGGTGCCTTATGCCAAGGAGCAGAGGAAAGGAAACCAGGAAAATACACAGCAACACAAGTTACTTCAATCAGTAAAggcatttctaaatatttttttaattttctttctctttttcatttttgctgtaTAAAAAGATGTTGATTTTTAACATCCTGGTCTAAACACTGCTGCTGAGTATATTGATTAAGTTAGGTTAGATTTATCATAGACCCCATGACAAATGTGACAAACCTAGGAGCACAACATGTTTTAGTTAATGGATAGATTATGATGAGAAAAGCAGTCAAATGATCTGGAGAACACCGTTTGAATGCGGCAGGTGGAGAACTGCAGCTATAAGGAGTTGTATCACAGACCTCTAGCAGTTAAGACACAACATTTCTGTCTTGAGCAGGAAGTAGAAAGTTAAGTCTTGATTCCAAACAAACAGCACAGAAAGATTGTCATTGTTTAATCCCATCTCACAACCAGCACTACACAGCCATTTCCTCACTTCTCCACTAGCAGGATCTGTGACAGAATCAGAAGGGTGAAAGTTAGAAAACATGGCTTGAGATACAGACAGTttaatagaaaaagcaaaagctctGCATGCAAGCATAGCAAAATAAGGAATTTATTCGCTGCTTCCCATGGACAGGTAGGTGttcagccaggacagctggacTCCATCACAAGTCATGGTTACTCTGGAAGACAAACAGTATAATTCCAAATGCCCCCTCTTCTTCCTTGTTCCTCCCAGTTCATATACTGGGCATGATGTCACATgctctggaatatccctttgatCATTTTGGGTCACTGTCCAGCTGTGTTTCATCCCATCCTCCCAAGCAGCCCTAGTCCGCTGACCAGAATAAAAATTTCTTACAGGAAATTTCTTTGTGGATGAGCTTTGCTTTACATCTTCATTCAAAGTATGCCACTAGATTTGTCTCTCATAAATGCAATGCTAATCACAAACAGATCCTAATATGAAGATCCCATGTCATAGCCAAGAAAATAAAGTTGTCTCACAGCCCAAACTTTCCCTTGCCTGTCCATCTGCACTTCACTAGGCCCCTgtgtttttttgctttcttatcTGTTAAGTCTATCTCTGAGTAGCCAGAACCTTAAACCGTAACAACTCCAGCTGTGGCCTGCTCTCATCTGAGCAAGCCCTCAGGTAAGAATTTTGAAGCTGAGCAAGCTTTCAACTTACCCCTTTCCTCTCAAACACAGGAGCTTCAACAGTGTGTCTATGGATGCATAAACTCACTGTTTCAGTACCTGCTCAGCCATGAGCTCACTTATGATAAGTGTACACCTCAAGAAGGAATCACATTAAagaggacattgaggtgctggagtgtccagtgaagggcaacaaggctggtgaaaGGACTAGAAAATGTGTcatgaggaacagctgagggagctgggtttgtttagTCTTAAGAAGAGCAGGTTCAGGGGGCACCTTTTTGCTCttacagctccctgaaaggaaGGTGCCAGGTGGGAGCTGGTCTCTCCTATGGTGCCTGCAGGACTACAGGAAATGGCCTTAAATTGAACCAGGGAACATTCAGATTatgtattaattattttttctgtattactAGGGTGGTTAAGCATTGGAATAGATTGCCTAAGGATGTAATTGAGTCACCTTGAGATGTTCTTGAGGTGTTTGGATCTGGTGATGGGTGATAGTTTAGTAGTTTAGGGATTAGTTGGTAGTGCTGGATGGAAGGTTGATGGACTGCATGTATCTTAAAAGTCTCTTCCAACATTGatgtttctatgattctatcATTTTGCTTCTGACATTCTTCAGGGAGCAAGCATTTCAATATGTTTGTGACTCCAGATTAATCCTAGCATGCCTATAATCCATGTTGCCCAAATCCTAGTATTTAGCCAAATATAATAGTTTGGACACGCTTCTGAACAGTAGCTCAGTAACAGTCCGCCAGTAATTGTAGAAAGCAAACCAGCTGCACCGTGGTGTCTCTCTCAGGCCCGGCCGGACTGGGTGCCGGCGGAGCGCTCCAACTCCCGCCGTCGCCTCCCACCGAGCCCTCACGGAGCCGACCCGCGCATGCGTCCCGCCGCGCCGCTAGGGGGCGTGCACGCCGGGAGGAGGCCGCGAAGTGGCGCAGGAACTGACGGAGAGAGCGCTTCCTGCCGCATCCCAGCGCTTCCTGCCGCATCCCGGCCCTTCCTGCCGCGTGCCGGCCCCTTCCTGCGGTGTCTCTGCATCCGGGGGACGGGACAGTGCTCAGCTGTGGGAACTGCTCTCCGCTGCTCGCCCCGCGCAGTGATACCCGCAGGCCCGCCCCGCCTGCCTCCGCTCAGGCCCTACGTGAGTGTCCTGTGGGGGTTCCGCGGGGACGCGGCAGGGAGCGGCGTCGGGGTGCCGGGCTCTGGCCCCAGGGGTGGCGGCGGGCCCGGACGCCTCTCCCGGCatgggggctgggggctggcgGGTTTCCGTGCGCACGGACTTGCCTGCACGGTTCACTCATGTGGCTCTGTGGGAAATAGCTGCTTGTTTGGAAACACTGCCCAAAGGGACAAAGGTACCTGGACTGCAAGTTGTGAAGCTTGTTCAGGAGAGCCTGGCAATTCCTGGCGAGGTAACCCGTGCTGACGGTCACGGTAAAGGTCGTTGTCGCTGTTGTGAGAAAGCGGTGTTGCTGCATTGTTTTGGGTTGGGGAAGGTAATTCCTCCATTGCTTGTCTTCTTGGTGTTTACAGCTTCAAAGGCGAAACTGAACATGTGTTTCTTCTGCGACTAACTCTTGAATTCTCGTTCATCGTTCTGTGACTAGCTAATTGTATACCTAAACTGCTTATTTCTATGGTGTGCTGTGGAGAGTGCCTGGTCTGCTTAGAGGGGAATGGGGCATGTTAATAATTGTTCTGTCTGCTAGAAATAGAAAGGTTTGGACAGCAGATACTCATCCAGACTAAATGTCAAGTGACTTACTTGTTATGCAACATGATGTCATTTCTTCAGCAGAACTGAAAGTGAACATCCAAATAGTAACTTCCATAATGCATACTGCTTCCCTTCACCCGCCCCatcaaatgaggaaaaaaaaaaaggagcaactCTAATAGCTTTCTCTAAGAGCTAGTGCAGGTTTTTACTATTCACTAGTGTGGATTGTTATCGCAGGAAGTAAGGAGCAAAGCCAAACACAACCATATAAACTCCtcattattaattttcttatgCTTTGTCCTAATGCTGTCCACAGTGGCAGTCAGAATTGTCTGGGAAGTTGTGCCAGAATCAATTTTGAGTTGAAAAGATAGTAAACCTATCTTCTTCTATGACAGAGTCTGTTCAGTAAAATAGTACTACATATGTATGATAAAGCATGATTAGATTTGTTGCAATTGATGTTATCATTTGTCTGCTTTTTTACTTGTCGTGTTGTGAAAAAGTACTAAACTTCATGACATAACTTGTAGTTCATGATTAGCTGAATCTTCATGCTCTTATAATGTACTCAAGGATTTCTTTCCGTATATTATGAACCTGTTTCAAATATGAAACAAATTCCACAGTTGCATGGTACTTTTCCCTGAGATGAAAACTGTTACATCTTGTGAcgtgtaattttatttttttttaattaaactaaAAATTGAGGGGGTCATAtaaaaattcacttttaaaCATAAATAAAGTAAGCAATAATTATGAAACTTGAGAGTGTGCAGCATTTTTGTTTAGTGTCTTATAATGACAGAAATCCTGTGATCACCATTCTCTTCAGCAGTTCCTGGAAGTATATTCTAGCTTACTTGAATTTTTAAACCAAGAGCTTAAAAGGTAACAGgtatttctttttgcttttttgcttgctttcaatttcttttcttcttttttttttttttttttagataaaaGAATACATGTTCACTTCAAGTAGAAAGGAGCATGTTCCCAAATTCTTCCAACTTGGGTCGTCCACCCTTTCCTCCAAAATATCAACAACAGAGTACTTTCTTCACTAAACTTCCTTTAAATATGCCTCCTACTCTTCTTTCTCACCAGCAAATTGTTGTTCCTCCATTTCATCTTCGCAGTGCAGTGTAAGTACAGTAAGGTTTGGTAGCAGGGGTTGGtctgaaagaaatatttctccTTATGAAGGATAGTGTTCACTGTTTATAACATTGAACTGCCCTGAACTTCACAAAACTTTTAAGATGTCATGCATATAAAAAAGAGCTGTATAATTTCTCTTATGGACCTGCAAATCTATATGCTTGCCTGCGATGCATAATGCATGAGATGTAATGGTGCTGATTAGAGTTGTTAATCCACAGCTCAGTTTTAAAGATGTTCGATCATATTTGTTTATtaaggagagcagggaggagatgAGAAGGGGAGGAAATGTTTATTCTTGGGTTAATATTTGAAGATACTGTAGTGTTGTTTAGGCTTTTGAATTTAAAAGTTCCTTAAGTGAATTTGTTTGCTAACCCCTTCTTACACATATGCTGCCAAGAAtgaacattttctgtttttaatgaaatgttATAAACTGAAATATATCTTCAtgttgaatagaaaagaaagataTATTCCTTCTAAAAATACCCAAGTGATAGGACTTGTAGAATTTAATATTCAGTTAACAAAAACTACCAATCCATAAAAAGTATCTTGGTTATCTATGAATGACTGTTTTGGACTGTAGTCTTTCTAGAGCTCTTTTGAGTGGGAATGTTGAAACTACTCCAACTGTTACACTGCAACCAGTGACTTACAGAAGTGTCAGTCCAGTGTCTACGCCAGATGCCCTGACGTCATTTCAAGGAAGAAAGTAAGTTCTTTTACGTATGTGACCAATATTGGTTGTAATGTACTCATTGTGAAGCTCGTCTGATATCAATTTCTTAGGCAGTTTGAGTTATGTTAGAAATTGCAGTACTgagtacttttttctttttgatggaAACAGGCCATGTATTGGCTCTTTAAAGCATTGTACCTTTTTGAGAATCTTAGTACTCAGAAATGACTTCCTATACCTAGTTTTCTCTTCCAGCATCTGTAGCCTTGCAGAGGTGATTTAAGTGATTTATTGTAATACTGCAGTGAATTGTGGTCTGTGTGGGTTTGACTTTAAGCTGGTGTGTGTCAGCAAATGTTCTTTTATTGTTAATTTGTCAAGTTAAAAATAAGAGTGCACCCTCAATGTTTTATGGGAATTGTCGTGTTTTCCTGATAACGCATTACATGTTTTCCCTAATTTTCTTAACTACATGatatattatttttcaaatacaaGGTATAAAATTCAAGCATGtgtaaattcttttttttaaagagaattttATGGAAAACTAGtttttgtagtttttttttaattaacttgaATTTACATTACATTACTTGAATTTACATTTGTTATTTTAGTTACCACAGAAAGGGaaattttatataaatgtaGGGTTTAATTATCTTTTAATGCTTTAGAAAAAGCCAGTTCTCTTTATTAGTTCAGATATACTGGTCGATACATGTTTCTAGTAATTGTGGGAATCAGCTGATTGGAAGGAGGTTCTCTGTAGTGTGTCTTCAGTACTATCTCCTGAATGCTATTTCGCTACCAAATCTAACATGAAAAAATAAGCACAGTCAAATATAAGCTGTTAAGTTATAGCTGACTATGTAATTATCTCATGGACTAAGGAAGCTCCTGGTTTTATGCTCcatgcattttttcctcttgagcAGTGTATTCTGTGACAAGCTATCTATGTTGGGAGATTTGTAGTCAGCTTAAACAAACTTGTCATTTGGGTTTCAGTTGGTTAAGTGCAGACACTTGCCTTAAAGAATTGCATCAATCCAGTTCTCGGGTAGCTTTATTTCTGCGATTTTATGTTCTCTTTTCCCATTCCAGGTTTGTTTCACAAAGTACCTAGGATGGGCACACATGTTCTGTAGCATACTTGGGCTTAGTGAAGTAGTTATGTCATTAAGTGTTAGTATTTGAACTTTGTAGAAACTGTCTTTTAATCGTAAGTTAGAGCTTGTGAACTAGAGGAATTACACAGTGTCTCTCTCTAGGAGACAAAGTCAACAGAGTCTTCCAGATGACGCCAAACGGCAGCGGATTCATTCACATGATTCTGATACAGCTGTAGTTAACCAAGCAGTGCCTTTGCCAAAAGAACATAGACGCTCCTTCCCAGCATCAGTTTCAGTTCAGTCTCCAGGGGTGCATGCGAGTGGCTCACCAGCCTTAATTGGATGGGTCCCTCCTTTGCAAGATACTTTGTTTCCAGATCCTACAGAAACCAGGCTCCCTGTTGCCAAGGACGAGGTAATGGctttctgtgcctgtgctttACTTCTGCCTTTTGAGTATGCAGAATCTAGAGGTACTGTAGGAGACCACAAACATTTCTACCAGTGTTTTTGACAGTATCATGGGCTATCTATTGGTAAGCTGCCATTAGAAGGAGTGTCAATAAGTGTAGCTGCCACTGTTGTTCTGTATCACCTCCTTGTCTTTGCTTGGGTTTGAAGCATTTTTGTGGTGGCAGGGGAAGTCAGGGTATTGTTTCCTTGTAAAACCCCACTGTAGTAATATGAGAGAAGCCCATTCTGAATAGATGCAGTATTTGGCCTGTAAAGATGTTTGCTCCCTCTTTTCAAGAAAGCATAAAAGTTACTGTCATAGCTGTTCTGGAATATAGAAGAGAATGGAATGGAATTGAGAACTGTTTCTTGTTCTGCATACACATGACAGaagggttttgggttttttagtgtAAATATGCCTGTTGATTATAGAATGTAACAGTGCGGGAAGGGAAAACAGTCAGTACTCCTTCCAACAAAGATCTGACTTCTTAATTAGTTTATATGGGATAAAAAAGAAAGCTAATTTAAAtcagttttttttaatgatatttttctCCCTATTACTGGTAGGCAAACTGTTGACATTAAAGTCAGCAGGAGATGTCTCTGGTCATTCACTACTTATTCCCTGAAATACTGCATATACTGATGatgcagaaattattttctctgattTGCCATTTTATAACAAATGGaacaaatttaaatttaaaaacttagcagaaatttttaaaaggaattattaATTATGAATTTAAGTGCAGTAAAACTCTAGACAGTGGAGTTGATCATGTGTAATGGTGCTGggttttgcattaaaaaaacccaaccctttGTGTTTCATGTAATTGCATCTGTGACAAGAAAGAATGTTCACTTTGCTGTGTCTTTActttttgtatgtgtgtgtcCAGTTAAGTAAACAGGTTTTGGAGTTATTTCAAGCATGTCGACAACAGGCCATTGATTTGGACAGAAAAGAGCTTTGCAGAACAGAACTCCAGAGAGAAATTCAGCTAATTTTTCCACGTACGTTTTGAATCTAATTACTTTATATCAGTTTGCATATTCTTCAAGTTTGTGATTCTTCCTTCCTCTCAAACTGTAATATGTCACAtcatgtttattttttgttactCTTCTATTACAGAGAGCAgactttttttggttgggtCCTCACTGAAT includes:
- the TENT2 gene encoding poly(A) RNA polymerase GLD2 isoform X3, translating into MFPNSSNLGRPPFPPKYQQQSTFFTKLPLNMPPTLLSHQQIVVPPFHLRSAVLSRALLSGNVETTPTVTLQPVTYRSVSPVSTPDALTSFQGRKRQSQQSLPDDAKRQRIHSHDSDTAVVNQAVPLPKEHRRSFPASVSVQSPGVHASGSPALIGWVPPLQDTLFPDPTETRLPVAKDELSKQVLELFQACRQQAIDLDRKELCRTELQREIQLIFPQSRLFLVGSSLNGFGTRTSDGDLCLVIKEEPVNQKTEARRILSLVQKLFCTKLSSYIERPQLIRAKVPIVKFRDKVSNVDFDLNVNNVIGIRNTFLLRSYAFIENRVRPLVLVIKKWASFHDINDASRGTLSSYSLVLMVLHYLQTLPEPILPSLQKNYPECFDPTMQLHFVHQAPRTIPPYVSKNGSSLGDLLIGFFKYYATEFD